The stretch of DNA GACTCTTCGGATGGCGGGGGCCAAGGGTCAAGGGCCAAGGGCCAAGGGcccagggcagggagggtaggggGCCAAAcccctgccatcctgaaaattgagGCCGAGGTGTAGTGTCTGGAGCAGCAGTCTGTAACCATGGTAAAGCAAGGGAAGAAAGTTATCGAAAATTGTTTTTGTCGGCAAGGATGGTATAAGATTAGCCTGTCTAAAATGCATGCAATGGTTATAAAACAGTGTCCCCTCTAACTTAAAAATGAAAGAAGCTCCACTTGTACATATTGCAGGCTGTTTGTTTTAACACCTTTAACTCTTCAGGATAAAGTGAAAGAGGAAACAGTCTCTGAGACCAGAAAAACGCCACACAGGATATCAATAGATTATTAACGTCTTGGTCTTCTGAAGCAGAACCGTTGGTCATTCTCAGTTTTAAATTGTATGACTGATATAAAGGTACAATGTAAATCTCATGGCATTTTAATGTTAATGAGACCAATAATTAGAAAAGGAGTAAATCATGGTTTATTTTGACCTCTGATTATCCTGAAGAGTTAAATAAAACAGCCTGCAATATACCCAAGGGGTGTTTCTTACGTTTTTACATTAGAGGATACACTCTTTTATATAACCGTTATATTTTTGCCTCAGACAACCAATCATTGTAGTCAGGGTACTGATTTCATTTTGTTTTTCCAAGAAATCTGTAAATTGGTGCCTTTGATAAATATTAtatgtttttatctctgtcttctaaccattttttaaaagtttattatACTGAGAAGTGCCAGGTTGAAGTTGGGCCCATATTATGGTGATAGGAAGGGACCAGCACTGCAGccattcctgctttttgtggtaacgtaagaacatatgaaatagaagcaagagtagaccattcagcccattgagactGCTCTACTTTTCAGAATTACatctgatcatccacctcaatccactttcctgccagatCCCTTAagtcccttagtgtccaaaaactCAATCTCAGTTGGGAATCTATTTGACGACTaaacatccacagctctctgggataaagaattccaaagattcacaaccgtttgagtgaagaaatttcacctcacTTCAATCCTATATGGCTGACCCCTTACTCTAAATTATGACCCCTAGTCCCAGATTCTCCAGCCAGGAGTAACAGCCTCTCAGCACTGAAATGTTGGTTTGGGATTTGACGGAACATTGGGGTAGAAATTTGAAGCAATGAAGGGAAGTCTCAATGCAAacatgagagagaaacagggacagtGGTAATTAGAGTGGGAAGGGGTTGGTGAGGAATAGAAACACCaattgggctgagtggcctgtttcagtgctgtcgATTCAATGTGATGGATGCCAGAGATGCTGAGACATCCTTTGTGGGCAGTTTTCCTAACGACACAATGTTGGGAAACTAATGAATCCTCACCTGGCCAGATCACAGTGTCAACAATGCTGAAAAAGCTGAAGAGATTCAGTCCCTTATATCTTATCAACTAATTAAGCTCTTAGGCTGTCTAGCAATAAATTGAAGAAAGGGAAAAATACCTCATCCTCTAGAGTTTGAACATCTTCATCCAAGTTTCCATTTGACATGTGCTGATTGGCCAATTCCTCATTATTCAGGGTTTGATCATATATCACATCAAATCCAGCCAGCTCATACATTGTGTTTTGTTGGCGAATGTCCTCATTACTgtatccaatcatggaatcatctTCACCGTTTAATCCCAATGAGTCCGTTCCTTGCACAGCGTCAGAGTATGGGAGAACACTAGCAGGTTCCTCTGTATCAGAAACTTCAGTAGCCAGTTCCTGGGAGTTTTGTTGGTTgaacccaacatccacagcattgGTATCTACCCCAGGTGCGAAAGGTCTCTCATTGACTGGCAGAAAAGGTCCCTCATTATCTGGTACTCCAGGTACCCCATAATCTGGATCTCCTGGTACTCCATAATCTGGATCTCCTGGTATGCCATAATCGGGTATATCATATGGTACATTCATAAAGGGTATCCTGAAATTATTATCTTCCATACTGCTTGAATCTTCAAACGAAACCTCAGAACTCATACTGAGGGGTCTAGTAttgctgattactgagtactcctgtggaccatctcccacattaccTGTTTTTACCTTTGAGAGTTGGGATTTAGAGTTCCTTGCAAAACCATGATATACAGGTATACGTCCATAGTTTGGGATATTATAATTAGGGTAGTAGTTTGGGTAGTAGCCAGGAAATGAGGGCAAGTAGGGATAATAAGGTTGAATGGGAAATCCAGGTCGATAAGGAAAGTAACGATTGTAAATAGATGGATAGAACTGTCGATAATACTGATAATAATTCTGTAATTACAGAACAACAATGTAATATTATAAATTGCTCTTACAGCTTATCCTATAGCTAGACTGAATTGAAAAAACACACTAAAGTACACAGAACAAAATCTTCCATATTTATAATGACTTTAATATAGAAATGGTCCAAGGTGGTTCACATAGGTTCGATGACTTTACAATCAAGATATTATTAGATTTTGGTGGAACTTActaccacctccccccatcccaccacccccccacacacgccccacccccgacaccccacccctcacccccccccacccctcaccccccacaccaagCCCCTGGTCAGTCCTCCGAGTAGCCCGTTGTTTGGCTAAGCATCCATTCTAGTGTCTCTGTGAAGCACTTCGATATGTTTATATTACATTATAGATGAATTGAAAAggattttattttataaaagcacaGATTAAAGGAACCATATTGTAAgaatgatggaaaaggtgaattaCCTCCCGACTGCTGGATATATCTCTGGCTTTACGGATCTGAAAAATTAAATGGATGACATTGTGAATCATACAAAGGAATTATCAGGATGGTCGCTGGAACTGAGTAACTTACTCTAGCTTTCAGTTTCCAGACACCATTGTCTTTGGGATTTTGGAGGAGAATCTCTCAGGGAGTTGGGAGAGAAATTTCCAGTCTTCTGGGGAAAATCACCCAGAATTTTGGGGGAAAACTTCCCAGAGTTTTGATGGAGAATCACCCAGAGCTCTCCCTGTTATAGGTTGAATCACCCAGAGCTCTCCCTGTTATTGGCTGAATCACCCAGAACTCTCCCTGTTATTGACTGAATCATCAAGATCTCACCCTGTTATTGGCTGAATCATCTAGATCTCTCTCTGTTATTGGCTGAATCATCTAGAGCTCTCTCTGTTATTGGCTGAATCGACCAGAGCTCTCCCCGTTATTGGCTGAATCACCCAGAGCTCTCCCTGTTATTGGCTGAATCGCCCAGAACTCTCCCTGTTATTGTCTGAATCACCCAGAGCTCTCCCCGTTATTGGCTGAATCACCCAGAGCTCTCCCTGTTATTGGCTGAATCACCCAGAGCTCTCCCTATTATTGGCTGAAAATATTATCTGTTCTCTGAGGTTGGGTGAGCGTGATCAAGGCTTAATGATCTTTGCTCACCTTTCTATTCATGGCTTCATCCACAAGTTCCTACAGACCTCTCCCTGCTTTACCTTCTATTAGTTATTCCTCAGAGACCATCTTCCCTGTACACGGGTATCTCAATCCTCCCTGTTCCCAGGCACTGCCATGAAATTTATCGGTGTGTGCTTAAAGCAACACCCCTCACAATACAACAAATATTTAATCTGGGTGTGCAGTGAGTCTTTTCAAACAATTTCACCAGCTTCATACAATGTCCTTTAAGGGTGATACATGGACTGATTAATCAGGAGAATTAGACTTGGCAAACATTCAATTTAAAAAGTTATCATATTATTTCTGATTTATTTTAATTAGCAAGTAGTTTCTTATTTTGAAGAAGTGATACTTACTGGGCTGGCAAACACTGTGGCCACCAAGCATGTGATGAGAGTTAGAGTTTGCATCTTTTTGTGCAGTTTTTGATCTGCAATACAAGAACTTCCTTCATTACAGCACGCAGTGTGAAAAGGTAATTGGATAAAGGCTTGAAAAGGTCACTTTCCCTCTTGTTAGAATGTCATTAAATTTGTTGACACCCTGGTGAATTATTAATCATAATGTTCAGCTTTGTGAGTAGAAAAATG from Carcharodon carcharias isolate sCarCar2 chromosome 1, sCarCar2.pri, whole genome shotgun sequence encodes:
- the LOC121283152 gene encoding uncharacterized protein LOC121283152 isoform X1 — translated: MQTLTLITCLVATVFASPIRKARDISSSRENYYQYYRQFYPSIYNRYFPYRPGFPIQPYYPYLPSFPGYYPNYYPNYNIPNYGRIPVYHGFARNSKSQLSKVKTGNVGDGPQEYSVISNTRPLSMSSEVSFEDSSSMEDNNFRIPFMNVPYDIPDYGIPGDPDYGVPGDPDYGVPGVPDNEGPFLPVNERPFAPGVDTNAVDVGFNQQNSQELATEVSDTEEPASVLPYSDAVQGTDSLGLNGEDDSMIGYSNEDIRQQNTMYELAGFDVIYDQTLNNEELANQHMSNGNLDEDVQTLEDETQNNGINSEDVDSIVLSSDEDIDGIDSNLNEEDNDKESNEDDSHEINAEINNVQYEVKDSNPYFVFEDAD
- the LOC121283152 gene encoding uncharacterized protein LOC121283152 isoform X2; amino-acid sequence: MQTLTLITCLVATVFASPIRKARDISSSRENYYQYYRQFYPSIYNRYFPYRPGFPIQPYYPYLPSFPGYYPNYYPNYNIPNYGRIPVYHGFARNSKSQLSKVKTGNVGDGPQEYSVISNTRPLSMSSEVSFEDSSSMEDNNFRIPFMNVPYDIPDYGIPGDPDYGVPGDPDYGVPGVPDNEGPFLPVNERPFAPGVDTNAVDVGFNQQNSQELATEVSDTEEPASVLPYSDAVQGTDSLGLNGEDDSMIGYSNEDIRQQNTMYELAGFDVIYDQTLNNEELANQHMSNGNLDEDVQTLEDERTVIPTLSLKMLTN